The DNA region GTTCTGGACTCCCCAAAGCGTCGCTACCTGAACCTCCATCGGGACCGGATTGTATTGCGGTTGCTTGAAGATCTCCACGATGCGCGCGCCGCGATCGAGCTTGGCCTTAGTCGCCGGATCGAGATCCGAAGCAAACTGCGCGAAAGCGGCCAGCTCCCGGAACTGGGCGAGCTCGAGCTTTACTTTTCCGGCCACCTGCCGGATCGCCTTCACTTGAGCGGCGGATCCGACGCGGGAGACGGAAAGCCCGACGTTGATCGCCGGTCGGATTCCCTGATAGAAGAGATCGGTCTCGAGATAGATCTGCCCGTCGGTGATCGAGATGACGTTCGTCGGAATATAGGCCGACACATCCCCGGCCTGAGTCTCGATGATCGGGAGCGCCGTCAAGCTCCCGTTGCCGTAGCGCTCGCCGAGCCGTGCCGCGCGCTCCAACAGCCGGGAATGGAGGTAGAAGACGTCGCCGGGATAGGCTTCGCGTCCCGAAGGCCGCTTGAGCACGAGCGAAAGCTGGCGATAAGCGGCGGCATGCTTGGAGAGGTCATCAAAAACGACCAGCGCGTCCATTCCGTTTTCCATGAACCACTCGCCGATCGCCGCGCCCGCGAACGGAGCCAAATATTGGAGCGTGACCGGATCCGAAGCGCCGGCCACAACGACGATCGTGTTCGCAAGCGCGTCATGGGCTTCGAGCACGTCGAGGACCCGGGCAACATTGGCGTTCTTTTGGGCGATCGCGACATAAATCGAGTAGAGCGGCCGATAATCGGGATTCCCCTCGTTGGCTCGATTAATGCGCGCTTGGTTGATGATGGTATCCACGGCGATGGTGGTCTTCCCGGTCGCACGATCCCCGATAATCAGCTCGCGCTGGCCCCGGCCGATGGGGATCATGGTGTCGATGGCGGCGATCCCTGTTTGCACCGGCTGACTGACCGAGCGGCGCTGGATGATCCCCGGCGCGATACGCTCCATCGGATAGGAAACAGACGATTCGACCGGACCCTTTTCATCGAGCGGTTGACCCAGGGGGCTGATCACCCTTCCCAAAAGCCCCTTGCCCACCGGGATCCGCAGAAGGGTTCCCGTGGAGCGCACCAGATCGCCTTCGCGAATCTGCGTGAAGTCGCCCAGAATGACTCCTCCGACCTCTGTCTCTTCCAGGTTGAGCGCCAACGCGCGGATCGGCTGGCCGAAAGAGTCGCGGCGATCGGGGAATTCGAGCACCTCATTCATGCCCACGTTTCCGAGGCCTTCGATCTTGACCACACCGTCCCCGGTCTCTCGGACGGTGCCCACATCCGTTTTGGCAACCTCTCGCCGTAGCGCGGCGATCCGACTTTCTATCTCTTCCAGTAGGGTGCTCATCGTAGTGAAGCAAGAGGGGTTGAAAAAAGAAGCGATTCTTAGCCTATCGTGGCCTCCAACGTTTGCAACTTCTGGGAGATCGATCCGTCCCAGACTGTGCTCCCTTTCCGGATGCGAATGCCTCCGATCAGGGCCGGCTGCACCGAATAGCGCTTGTCGAGCGCCGACCCGTACCGCGCTTCTAGAGCCGCGAACAAGGAGGCCCCTTGGTCGGGCAGAGGGACCGCGCTCTCAATCGAAAAGGTTTTTTCCGAGACTTGATGGGCGACGAGCTGGCGCAGCCGATGGGCGATCGACAAATAGCCGCGGGGCTTTTGGTCGAAGAGCGCCGCCACGATCCGGCGCACCCTGCCAGGATCGAGGGCTTCTCCATCGAAACAGAGCCGGAAGAGAGCCTTAGCCTGGCGCCGCGCTTGACGAGTGATCTTCACGTCGAATGGATCAGTTCCGTTGGGACTCGGAAGCGGCGTCGAAATCGGCCGGCGCCAGGGCGGGAAGCTGTGCCAAGGTCTCCGCACGCAGCCGCTCCTGATCTTCCGCGGTTAGTATCTTTCCGGAGACCTTGGCGGTCAGAGCGATCACGAGCTTCCCTACCTCCCGCCGAAAAACAGCGCGGCTCTGTTGTTGCTCCTGCTCCGCACGCGCGCGTGCCTTCGCCAGCACGCGTTCCGCCTCCTTCGCCGCTTCCTTGAGAAGTTTTTCCCTTTGGAGCTTGGCCGCTTGCTCGGCTTCGGCGACGATCTGGGCAGCCCGCTCGTTCGCCTGGTGGAGGATTTGGCGCCGCGCTTCTTCCGCCGCTGCGAGCTCCTTCTGAATGCGCTCGGCGTTCTGCAGGCTCTCGGCAATGCGCGCTCGGCGCTCCTCGAGAATCCGCAGAACCGGCCGATAGGCGAACCGGTTCAAGACCCAGAGCACGATGGCAAAGTTGATCGTCTGGGCGATAAACCGGGGCCAGTCGATTCCGAGTTGAACGAGTGCGTCGCCCATGAAGCATTACCTTCCCACAACGAAAAAGACCAGGATGGCGAGACCTTCGGAAAGCGCCATGCCCAGCAGTGCCGTCGTAAAGACGAGCCCGAAAGAGCCAGGATTTCGGCCGATGGCCCCGGCGGCTCCCAACGCAGCGAGGCCGACGCCGATGGCGCCGCCCGTAGCCGCAAGACCCACAGCGATATTTCCGCTCATTTCCCCAAGGAACATCATACTTCTGACTCTCCTAGATAATTTTGGTGGCTGGTTTTCACTGGTTTTGGTTTCGAGCCGACACCGCGGCTGGAAAGCATCTCACTTGGGCGACCCCTCGTGCGAGCAAAGAGTACCCGTAAAGACGATCGCAAGCAGGGTGAAAATGAGGGCCTGGATCAGGGCGACCGCGAATTCGAAGAAGTAGAAGGGAACAGCCGCGAGCCCGCCGAGTATGCCGGTCATGAGCATGAGCACCGATTCGCCTCCGTATACGTTCCCATAAAGCCGCATGGCCAAAGCGATCGCCCGGATGACGATGGAAAGAGCTTCCATCAGCCCCACGGCAAAGAAGAGCACGGCGAGCGGAATGAGTATCCATCCCTTCATTCCGCCCTTCACTCCGAAAATATGCACCAGAAGTCCCCAAGGCCCGTGGTGGTATTTCAAAGCCCAGTAGAGGCTGGCGAAGAAGTAGATCACGGCCATCGCGCTCGTCATGTTCGCGTCGGAGGTCGGCGGCCGCAAGAGCGAGACATGAGGATGCTCGACGGAGTACGGCAGGGGAGAGCCCGGCTTTACTGTACCGAAGCCGATCGTGCCCACGCCAGGAAGCAATCCGGTCAGATTGGAGACGGCGATGAAGATGAAGTAGGTGGCGACGAGGGGAAAGCACCAATCGGCGACCTTAGGCTCGAGCAGGCCGCGCGTGAGGTTTTCCAAGCCTTCGACGGCGGCCTCGATCGCGTTCTGCAGCCCCGAGGGCACCATCTCCAACCGCGCGGTTCCCAGACGAATGACCAAGAAAAGAAGCAGAAGAATCACCCAGCTGTGGACCATCGAGGCCGTGATCGGGAGCGGTCCGACGTGGAAAAGTGTCGGGGCTGCCGGATGAACGAGTGGGGCATGGTTGGCGGACTCGGCCGTCGCTAGGAAAAACATTGAGCTTCCTCCTGTAGTGGAGGCAGGCGGTCGATGCAAAGAAAAAAAAACGAGACAAAATCGACCAGCGGACGACAAGAGCCGGCTCGACCTTCCTACGCCTCGGCGGAAGGATCGAAGGAGGAGAGCTCGACCGCAACCAGCCGGTCGATCAGCTCCGTGGAGACACCTGTGGAGCGGGAAAGCACGATCAAATAGTGGCGCAGATAGCTTTCCGCCGTCAGGGCCTGCGCGGTGGCGGCCAGGCGGTGGAAGGCCTCCATGAGGCGTGCCGCCTCGTGCGGTAGGAGCCTCAGGGTCTCCAGCAGCTCGCCTTGGAGGGCGTTGAGCAACCAGCCCCACATGCCGATCATCATCGGGTTGGTGACGTTCTGGCGAATGTGGACGAGGCCGACCGCCGCCTGCCACTGCCAGTACCGGGCGTCGAACGGCCCTTGGAGCGTGCGGCTCCACCAGCGGCGCAGCGCCTTCTCCCTTTCCGAACGTTCTCCCGTGCTCAGGATCCGCGCCGTTTCGGGATGCCCGAACAGAACGTCGTAGAAACCCCGGATCAGCCGCTCTTCGAGCTCCGCGAGGCTCGGTGCAAAGCGGATGAGCAGCGCCTCGTCCTCGGCCGTGAAGCGCGCGGCGGGAGGCATCTGCGCAAGTATCCTTTCGGTGACTTCAGCAATGGTGGACATGGCTTTTCTGGTTTGTCTCTAGGCGGGACTCTATTTGACGGCGGGCGAACCGGTCGGAAGACGAGGCGCGGGCTACCGCTGCTGAAGGATTTGCGCGATCTCGGACGCCCCTTCCCGGGCCTCCAGGTGAATCAGCCCGACGTTGGCTCCGGGCCGAGCGACGACCCCCAAGACGGCCTTGGGGCCGGCTGAATAGATATACATCTGCCCCAGGAGCCCGGAAACGCTCGTCTCCCGGAACTCGCCGCCTCCGAAGGTCTCGCAGATGCGCCGCCCGAGGCCCAGGGCGGTCGCCGCCATGGCCGCCAATCGGTTCGCGTCCCCGGAGTTCAGCGAGTGGGCAACGGGCAGCCCGTCGGTCGTGGCCACCAGCGCCGCGCTTAGCTCCGGCACCGCCGTCCGCATGCGGGTCAAAACGACGTTCAATTCATCGGCAACAGCCATCTCCTCCTCCCTTTTTCCATTGGTGTTCTTCGATCCACGGACCCGATCCAACGAACCTGGGTCACAAAAGCGCCAAGCTAAACGTTCGTTGAGCCTTTAAGCAAGCCAATATGCAACCAACGTCCGGCAAGCGCATTCCCCGACACGTCTCGGCTCCGGATTGGTGCGAGGGACCTCCGGGCCGAAAAAGGGCCGGCCGACCGGATGACAAAGAGCGGGCAAGCCTCGCCAAGCCCCAGGGAGAAGTCGCTAGGTTGCCCGTATCCGACCGCGGCGCAAGTGCAAGAGACGGTGGTCCGGAACTCCGCAGTCGCCGGGCCTGCGCGTCCCGGGGTGCGAAGCCGCGGAGCAGCCGAAGACCCTCGATCCGGCTACGCCTCGGCCGAGGGATCGAAGGAGGAGAGCTCGACCGCAACCAGCCGGTCGATCAGCTCCGAAGAGACTCCCGTGGAATGAGAAACCGCAATCAGGTAGTGGCGCAGATAGCTTTCCTTTCCGCCGTCAGGGCCTGCGCGGTGGCGGCCAGGCGGTGGAAGGCCTCCATGAGGCGTGCCGCCTCGTGCGGTAGGAGCCTCAGGGTCTCCAGCAGCTCGCCTTGGAGGGCGTTGAGCAGCCACCCCCACATGCCGATCATCATCGGGTTGGTCACATTCCTCCGAAGATCGACGAGGCCGACCGCCGCCTGCCACTGCCAGTACCGGGCGTCGAACGGCCCTTGGAGCGTGCGGCTCCACCAGCGGCGCAGCGCCTTCTCCCTTTCCGAGCGTTCCCCCGTGCTCAGGATCCGCGCCGTTTCGGGATGCCCGAACAGAACGTCGTAGAAACCCCGGATCAGCCGCTCTTCGAGCTCCGCCAGGCTCGGTGC from Methylacidimicrobium sp. AP8 includes:
- a CDS encoding protoglobin domain-containing protein, which gives rise to MSTIAEVTERILAQMPPAARFTAEDEALLIRFAPSLAELEERLIRGFYDVLFGHPETARILSTGERSEREKALRRWWSRTLQGPFDARYWQWQAAVGLVHIRQNVTNPMMIGMWGWLLNALQGELLETLRLLPHEAARLMEAFHRLAATAQALTAESYLRHYLIVLSRSTGVSTELIDRLVAVELSSFDPSAEA
- the atpA gene encoding F0F1 ATP synthase subunit alpha yields the protein MSTLLEEIESRIAALRREVAKTDVGTVRETGDGVVKIEGLGNVGMNEVLEFPDRRDSFGQPIRALALNLEETEVGGVILGDFTQIREGDLVRSTGTLLRIPVGKGLLGRVISPLGQPLDEKGPVESSVSYPMERIAPGIIQRRSVSQPVQTGIAAIDTMIPIGRGQRELIIGDRATGKTTIAVDTIINQARINRANEGNPDYRPLYSIYVAIAQKNANVARVLDVLEAHDALANTIVVVAGASDPVTLQYLAPFAGAAIGEWFMENGMDALVVFDDLSKHAAAYRQLSLVLKRPSGREAYPGDVFYLHSRLLERAARLGERYGNGSLTALPIIETQAGDVSAYIPTNVISITDGQIYLETDLFYQGIRPAINVGLSVSRVGSAAQVKAIRQVAGKVKLELAQFRELAAFAQFASDLDPATKAKLDRGARIVEIFKQPQYNPVPMEVQVATLWGVQNNFFDAVPVPQIKAFQEKLVQFLQSRYPGILDEIRTKGVLDEELTKSLRSAFENFTQTYTAQAG
- a CDS encoding F0F1 ATP synthase subunit delta, translated to MKITRQARRQAKALFRLCFDGEALDPGRVRRIVAALFDQKPRGYLSIAHRLRQLVAHQVSEKTFSIESAVPLPDQGASLFAALEARYGSALDKRYSVQPALIGGIRIRKGSTVWDGSISQKLQTLEATIG
- a CDS encoding roadblock/LC7 domain-containing protein, which encodes MAVADELNVVLTRMRTAVPELSAALVATTDGLPVAHSLNSGDANRLAAMAATALGLGRRICETFGGGEFRETSVSGLLGQMYIYSAGPKAVLGVVARPGANVGLIHLEAREGASEIAQILQQR
- a CDS encoding protoglobin domain-containing protein, coding for MSWSVAEITEEVLSQLPQAVRFTAEDEALLTRFAPSLAELEERLIRGFYDVLFGHPETARILSTGERSEREKALRRWWSRTLQGPFDARYWQWQAAVGLVDLRRNVTNPMMIGMWGWLLNALQGELLETLRLLPHEAARLMEAFHRLAATAQALTAERKAICATT
- a CDS encoding ATPase, whose amino-acid sequence is MSGNIAVGLAATGGAIGVGLAALGAAGAIGRNPGSFGLVFTTALLGMALSEGLAILVFFVVGR
- a CDS encoding F0F1 ATP synthase subunit A, encoding MFFLATAESANHAPLVHPAAPTLFHVGPLPITASMVHSWVILLLLFLVIRLGTARLEMVPSGLQNAIEAAVEGLENLTRGLLEPKVADWCFPLVATYFIFIAVSNLTGLLPGVGTIGFGTVKPGSPLPYSVEHPHVSLLRPPTSDANMTSAMAVIYFFASLYWALKYHHGPWGLLVHIFGVKGGMKGWILIPLAVLFFAVGLMEALSIVIRAIALAMRLYGNVYGGESVLMLMTGILGGLAAVPFYFFEFAVALIQALIFTLLAIVFTGTLCSHEGSPK
- the atpF gene encoding F0F1 ATP synthase subunit B; the protein is MGDALVQLGIDWPRFIAQTINFAIVLWVLNRFAYRPVLRILEERRARIAESLQNAERIQKELAAAEEARRQILHQANERAAQIVAEAEQAAKLQREKLLKEAAKEAERVLAKARARAEQEQQQSRAVFRREVGKLVIALTAKVSGKILTAEDQERLRAETLAQLPALAPADFDAASESQRN